One stretch of Armigeres subalbatus isolate Guangzhou_Male chromosome 2, GZ_Asu_2, whole genome shotgun sequence DNA includes these proteins:
- the LOC134214161 gene encoding growth arrest and DNA damage-inducible protein GADD45 alpha-like, translating into MVIAKATECNKMTSKAGFKTVGIGQNVRSTLVKARSDKRVVVGIANAIRSLAENPNNFLFCFMAPPKHHDSAAHMQEVLLEAFCFENDIYIIKVDNAERLSRLLDSSELASCALVSKPQALSKQTGEEFSRSENLLIDHCELYWDEPIKPVIKLPEK; encoded by the exons ATGGTAATTGCTAAAGCAACGGAATGCAACAAAATGACCAGCAAGGCTGGATTCAAAACGGTCGGAATCGGACAGAATGTCCGATCGACGCTGGTGAAGGCTCGCTCAGATAAACGAGTCGTAGTGGGAATCGCCAATGCCATCCGCAGTCTCGCGGAAAACCCCAACAATTTTCTGTTCTGCTTCATGGCCCCACCGAAGCATCATGACAGTGCGGCTCACATGCAGGAAGTTCTATTGGAAGCTTTCTGCTTCGAGAACGATATTTACATTATTAAG gTAGACAATGCGGAAAGACTCAGTCGGTTATTAGACTCCTCGGAACTGGCCAGTTGCGCTTTGGTTAGCAAACCCCAGGCCCTTAGCAAACAAACAGGGGAGGAATTCTCCCGCAGCGAAAACCTGCTGATTGACCACTGCGAGCTGTACTGGGATGAACCAATAAAACCTGTTATCAAATTACCGGAGAAGTGA